tactaattctaattatcaaccataataaaataatcattcatcagtattcaaatatatacatgtctccaaaacattatccactaatactagtaagtttcacaactatcctttcataactgacttaaaacataaagacataaaacataaaatatacatatcagaattaacataaaaatataccatttttcttatatcttcaaataaaatgttataaaatcttaagctctcaaagctcgatctcgaggaactactgaaaaagaaaatttcataattgggtgagacacatctcagtaagggaagaaacaatatattaaacacagcgtgtggccatcatgagattatacatatcattttatgatatttgcaaatcattaacataatactaaaaGTCATTTTttgatcctaaacaaacacatgcaaatgtttaacccacgagattacccgaggataggggtgattacccgcccatacaagtagcatccttttgctctgatacatttagcaacccgaaggtcacaatttaaacatatcagggcagtcaccttactcagtaagccctcaagtgttagattgatctcgtactcacgcatttaACAATAATTtatcagcaaaggccctaaggatagagaaatctacctgcccatacaagtaggttccctctgcactagtacgttatgcggctactaccacatctgtagctaccagtgcactcgccttactcagcaagccttcaggcgaaaggtatgtctcgcccaatcgtaacatgttctacgtacatacatacttctaatatcataatacatcattcttttctgtcattatacattcatgcacattcattcctattcataacttaactttgcatttcgtttcactttaagtgactctttctgatttacatcatttacctttgtcatttcatttcattatcattttattgtcatttcattgcataatatttcatttcattactttgtactacaactggtctttagccatcatcagttagtctacgtagaaacgtgctagatctgctaacacagttccttttagctgtcataagttagtctacacagaagtgtgctagatctgctaacatagctgtctttcagctatcttacatttacatgattgcatttaacatacacaggcaacattgtccatatcatattttattttcattgctttatttacttagtctgcatctcatacatttaacatatatttccacacagcattctatttactcatgccacacaatttagtaataaaattcatacactgtctgtaaaataagccacccaacatttaatgtttatatactacaAATACCCTTCAtatcttacataaatattctgaaaatattttttcacttttatcagttcattttcacatatgcatatctaataaacagtcctaaacttaaaaaaaatataatttaaacagttggcattttacccatattgaaacatatatacatacatataacataatttattttttcattaaattcataaaaattatggtttaatatatattttttcccttacctggttcttgaactacaccaatagggacttcaaaaaatacctgcggcgctcacccggatcctgaaattaaattcctagttccaataaattattcttgaataaaatattatttaaatatttcctagggccataattcctaaataaataataatatccttaaatttagtcaaattgtcaaaattttcaaatctcactctaactttggagtagggtctaaaaaacccaattgaaaaattacgtACGCcgaaatgacgacaacgacgattaggatcccgtggtagtgtctgatcgtcgattcaacagtaaatttaaactaaaattgagaaatgagaaaaaatctgttccagtagaaatgtcggtggcggagttaggaatccaacgacaccttctattttccgatcggcgctcgttagactgacaaaattgaggagagagaggaggatgaCGGAGGAGTGGACGAGAGAAGCTGAAGACAAAGAGAGAGATGCAGAGAGATCCTAGAGAGATGCAGAGAGGATGaagatggaattggatttcaaattgaaatccaatccatcttattacatttaatataattattttaatattatattatattatattatattatatatatatatacttaaactTATATTATACAATAAccttatatatctttatttcaattttttttttcttttccacaccattcctttttatttatttatttatttcaataataattaattaattaatcaattaattattagttttaatttttttcatattatttatgtttatttgtttatttaatatattaatttaataatgtttaactaattaatttatttataattttaattaattaaaaaaattttaattaatttttttttccgaGTTATTACATTAGGGGCATTTTAGGGAGATATACTAACAACTGGAAACCATGTTTGGATTGGAAAATGAGGAAGAAGATTATTCTAGACATCGCAAAAGGGCTGGCTTATCTACACGAAAAGTGCCGACAAAAAATAATTCATCTTGATATAAAGCCACAAAACATTCTCTTGGATGAAAATTTTAATGCCAAGATATCTGATTTTGGGTTGTCTAGGCTAATGGACAGGTATGAGAGCCAAGTGCAGACCAATATGAGGGGAACACCAGGGTATCTTGCTCCAGAGTGGTGTCAACTAAGAATCACAGTGAAAGTGGACATCTATAGCTTTGGAATTGTTCTCCTTGAGGTGGTTTGCGGAAGAAGAATTTTGGTTCGATCTTGGTTTGAATCTAACAAACGTCTATTGAGACTGCTATAGAAAAAATCAGAGGAGAACCAGCTTATAGATATCGTGGAGAATTTGGATGAAGAAATGCAAAGTCATGAAGAAGAAATCTTGAGGATGATAAGGATTGGAGCTTGGTGTTTATAGGATGTCGACGGTAGTGAAGGTTTTGGATCGAGTAATGGAGGTAGACCCAAGCATCATATTCAAGTTTAGCCATGCAATGTCAACTCCACCGGTTTCCATTGACCATGCTCTCACAATACCACAAGCATCTATTCTTTCTGCCCCTAGATGAAAGCATGATTTCTATGTTGAGGATATTAGTTTGTACGTTTGGGTTATTCTAGTCTTTAAAATGTATTAGCCTTTATATAGGCTGTTTGTTGATCAATGAAGTAATGCATAAAACGTACATCTTCATCTTTCTATACTATTATTGTGTAAGAGCTTCCATCTTGCAAATTTTTGTTTGCAACAGTGGTATCAGAGTGGGCTTTTGAGGAGAGTAAAAAGTGTAATTGATGGGTTCCGAAAGTTTTGTACAGCCAGCCATTCCACGCTTTGATGGTCACTATGACCATTGGATCATGCTCATGGAGAACTTCTAGAGATCCAAAGAATATTGGACGGTTATTGTTTTTGGAGTAGCAGAACCAACAAAAGGTGTtggtggatgtaggcattgtcgaattACGTAATTTCTTGTGGCtcttttgttattgctttcatatatactgtGTGATTGTGTTCTCTCTTGGTTTACCATTGATTGTTGTATTGTTATTCTGCTGTGCAAATACAATTTATAcaacaaaaaattatataatgtCTATTTTCAAAACTTTGATATCCTATATCTAGTTACAAACTTAAATATCATACTTACTCTTTTTTTTTcggctttattttattttgtttgttttttgaaATCCTTATGGTGCATAGCATGGGTCTCAATTAGATGAGAGTGATTGGTCAAAAAGTTTATAAAGTGCTTGAAAATGTTTAAAATAGTTAAACATTATGGTGACAAAATTAAATTAACTAAAAAAATGcttctatattttaaaaataacagaatatatatatttcaaaattaagtttAACCAAAATTTAGTGAATTTATATTTATCCTatatttgaaagcatataaattgAGACTTTGGATTTgtggatttttgaatttgaataagatatgGTATAAAATTGTGTTGAATTTTAAATCCAA
The Malania oleifera isolate guangnan ecotype guangnan chromosome 13, ASM2987363v1, whole genome shotgun sequence DNA segment above includes these coding regions:
- the LOC131145941 gene encoding G-type lectin S-receptor-like serine/threonine-protein kinase SD2-5, whose protein sequence is MPKRFSYEDLRIATENFKEKLGGRGFGSAFKGVLGDGTRIAVKQLDKMGQRMREFLVEVETIGSIHLFNPVRLIEFCAEKSCRLLVYPYMCYGSLDNWIFCNDQYTNNWKPCLDWKMRKKIILDIAKGLAYLHEKCRQKIIHLDIKPQNILLDENFNAKISDFGLSRLMDRYESQVQTNMRGTPGYLAPEWCQLRITVKVDIYSFGIVLLEVWYQSGLLRRVKSVIDGFRKFCTASHSTL